Genomic segment of Candidatus Zixiibacteriota bacterium:
CGACCGCCGATTGCCTCGCTGCGGCGCAACGAGATGAAACCGGTTCGCAATGCCGATCACGAATCCTCTCGGCGACAACTATAGTCCATTATATCGGCAGTTGTGGGAGTTTGTCTATAGCTGCGGTGGTGGCACCATTATGATATCCAAGGAGTTGAGTCGAATCAGAAATCTGGCGCGTCATGCCCGATTGTTCAAAAACAGGACGATGTGGATAGCTTGTAGCCAGTTTACGCATCCTGTCGGCGGCCGCAGGATTCCGTGAAATCTGCATGAACCAACTCCCCGCTTGCGTTTATACATAATATAGTCACAACACCCGTCCCTAAGCCCTGCTGTATCGATATGAAAGGAATGCGCACCACGATGAAAAGGTTGACCGGTCAGGACACGTACTTCACTATAACCGGTTGATCGACAGATGGTTGCGTTCTCGCGGGCGTTGTCTGCGTGTCGATCAGATATCGATCCAGGCTTGTACAGCAAGGAGAAAAATATGTTGACATTGAATCAGGTGAGGCCATATTTACCGCTCAAATTTGTGGGTGTATCGGCTCACGAGTTTATTGTGGTGAAGCGAAGCTGCGTTTGGAAGGAAGACGTCGCGACGCGTATCGTCCGACCGAGGCGGGAACGAGACAGAAAACGATAACGAACCAAACGGGATGTGCGCGGTTGGGAGTCGTCTGCGCGTATCCTTTTTTTTCGTCATAAGAGCAACTAAACCTTTGATTCAAACCCAATTGGAAAGGGAAACACACATGTTCAAACGTATTTCGCTGGCTGTGGTGGCCTTGATGCTGCTGGCGCTGTTCGCCGGTTGCAGCAAGCCTCCGGAAGCGGAAATGCAGGCGGCCCAGTCGGCGCTCGACGCCGCCAGAACGGCTGAAGCGGAGCAGTATGCCCCGGCCTCCTACCGGACCGCTATGGACTCATTAAATGCAGCAGCTGCCGAGAAGACAACACAGGACGGCAAGTTCGCGTTGTTCCGCAGCTACGGCAAGTCCAAGGAAATGTATGTTCGCGCTCAGGCTCTCTCCGAGAAGGCGACGGCTGATGCCAACACCGAAAAGGAAAGAGTAAAACAGGAAGTCATGGGGATGATGGCCGGCGTGAAGGCCGCTATCGACTCCGCCACCATGGCTCTCGATAAGGCTCCCAAGGGTAAAGACACCAAAGCCGAGCTGGAACTGATCAAGAACGACTTGGCCAGCCTTACCCC
This window contains:
- a CDS encoding DUF4398 domain-containing protein translates to MFKRISLAVVALMLLALFAGCSKPPEAEMQAAQSALDAARTAEAEQYAPASYRTAMDSLNAAAAEKTTQDGKFALFRSYGKSKEMYVRAQALSEKATADANTEKERVKQEVMGMMAGVKAAIDSATMALDKAPKGKDTKAELELIKNDLASLTPAYADAEADFNNGKYLSAKSKFESVMQKAKSISDEIAAAVARKKGGK